The Haematobia irritans isolate KBUSLIRL chromosome 1, ASM5000362v1, whole genome shotgun sequence DNA segment CTATACTAAAAACTTGCTTCCCTTACATCTTCCAGCTCTTCAATGTCCTCTTTGCGGCCGGTTTAGTTGCTTACGTTCATTCCTACCCCTTCCCCATACGTGGCAATTATGATACATTGATGGTCGATGATAATGTCCCAGCTGAATCGattcaatatcaaaatttccaaaatttctataatgccGAGATACCCGGTCATCCCATGGAAGAATTACAAATGGTCGAAAGCCGTAATGCTGCCCATATTCGTGCTCCCCAACCGCTTACCACTGCCGAGAAGCATGCCCGTCTCCATgacgaatatttcgatgtgatccGTGAGAAACGTAATCAAAAATCATTGACCAAAGGCAATACAAAAGCCAATAAAAATGGTCGTGAATGGGAGGAATTCGATTATGATGCCTATCTCCAATAggaagtgagagagagagagagaaagcgaATTTGGATGGAGAATGAAACGTTGTTATTGTGCTACTGAGGTTTtcttgttatttattattttgttattttttgttatatacatTTAAGGAATAGTTTAGATAAAAACAAATGGCAATTacaaatcaaacaaacaaatcaaaaaaaaatttttggattttctctaATGGGTAAAAAGGGATAgtcggaaaaatagaatttgtacTACAATTATACAAAGTAACAAAGCgaaatggataaaattttctattgctggAGGTTCCACAAGTCAAACCTTGGGATAAGTTTATAAGGGAGCCATACAGCCACTTCTGCTAAGTTTCAACCACAAGGCTTGTTCTCTATcatcatcgctagatcgacttaaaatttcacaacgaccagAAATACATTTATATTCGTTTTTaggtttgaaacaaaaatttggatgtgtaaaaaaattccaataaacTACCAAACACAAAGagttatttggaaaaattttatttctatagaaaatttggtcaaaattttatttctatggatgttttttcaaaattttattactttagaaatacgtaataaaatttttatagaaataaaaattttatttctatagaaaattttgtcaaaattttatttctatagaaaattttgtaaaaattttatttctatagaatacttcgtcaaaatatatatttctatagaaaatttcgtcaaaactttatttctatcaaattcagttctgtcaaaatattattataaaaaatgttgtcaacattttatttctatagaaaattttatcagaattttatttctatagaattttggtcaacattttcttgctatagaaaattttgtacaaattttatttctagagaaaatttagtcaaaattttatttcattaaaaaatgttgtctaaattttatttctttagaaaattttgttaaaaacttatttctacagaattttatttctatagaaaattggtcaaaattttcttgctatagaaaattttgtacaaattttatatctatagaaaatttagtcaaaattttatttcataagaaaatgatgtctaaattttgtttctttataaagttttgtcaaaatatatagaaaattttcacaaaaattttttttctatagaaaagtttgttaaaattttatttctatagaaaagtttgttaaaattttcttgccatagaaaattttgtaaaaattttatttctatagaaaatgttatgataattttatttctatggaaaattttgtcaacatttttttctgaacaaaaatttgtcacaatttttatatctatagaaaattttgtcaaaatttaatttctatagaaaattttgtcaaaaatttatttctgtcaaattcagttctgtcaaaatattatttctatagaaacttttgtcaaaattttatttctatagaaaattttgtcaacattttatttctatagaaaattttatcagaattttatttctatcgaaaaatttgtataaatattatttcattagaaaaagttattatttctatataaacttttgtcaaaatcatatttctatagaaaattttgttaaaaatttttttctacagaattttatttctatagaaaatttggtcaaaattttcctgctatagaaaattttgtaaaaattttatttctatagaaaatgttgtcaaaattttagttctttggaaaatgttgtcaaaattttatttctgtacaaaaatgtgtcacaattttattgctatagaaaattttatcacaatttttgttctataaacagttttgtcaaaatattatttctatagaaaattttgtcaaaattttattgctatagaaaatttagtcaaaatttaatttctatagaaaattttgttaaaaatgtatttctatagcattatatttgttttgaaaatgttgtcaacattttatttctttggaaaatgttgtcaaaattctatttctatagaaaatttttcaaaatttaattctttgaaaaattgtctcaaaaattcatttctgccaaaatattatttctatagaaacttttatcaaaatcttatttctatagaaaattgtataaaacttttatttctatcgaaaaatttgtcaaaattttatttgtatagaaaattttgacaaaattttatttgtacagaaaattttgacaaaatgttgttcttaattttgttcaaaattttatttctattgaatttttttcaaaattttattaccttagaaaattttgtaaaaaaaaaatattgtgacaattttaattctttagaaaattttgtcaaaattttatttctatggaaaattttgtcaaaattttatttttgtacaaaaatttgttaaaagtttatttctatagaaaattttgtaaaaattttatttctatagaaaattttgtaaaaattttctttctatagaaaattttgtaaaaattttatttctatagaaaacttcgttaaaactttatttctgacaaATTTAGgtctgtcaaaatattatttctatagaaaatattgttaaaattttgtttctatagaaaattttgttaaaaatttatttctatagaaatttggtcaaaattttcttgctatagaaaattttgtaaaaattttatttctatagaaaatttagtcaaaatgttatttcattcgaaaatgttgtctaaattttgtttttttataaagttttgtcaaaattttatttctatagacaattttgttaaaaatttagttctataactttgtttctataaaaaatttggtcaaaatttttttgctatagaaaattttgtaaaaattttatttctatagaaaatgttgtgataattttattactttggaaaatgttatcaaaattttatttttatgaaaaattttgtcaacattttatttctgtacaaaaatttgtcacaattttattgctatagaaaattttatcacaattttagttctataaaaagttttgtcaaaatattatttctatagaaaattttgacaaaatttaatttctatagaaaattttgtcaaaactttatttctgtcaaaatcttatttctatacaaaattttgtcaacattttatttccataggaaattttatcagaattttatttctatcgaaaactttgtaaaaattttatttcattagaaaatgtcgaaattttattttttagaaaattttgtcaaaattttatttctatagaaaattttgttaaaaatttatttctacagaattctatttctatagaaaatttggtcaaaattttcttgctatagaaaattttgtaaaaattttatttctatagaaatgttgtcaaaattttagttctttggaaaattttgtcaaaattttatttctatggaaaattttgtcaaaattttatttctgtacaaaaatttgtcacaattttattgctatagaaaattttatcacaattttagttctataaaaaattttgtcaaaatattatttctatcgaaaattttgtcaaaattttacttctatagaaaatttagtcaacataatttctatagaaaattttgttaaaaatttatttctatagcattatattttttttttttttgaaaatgttgtcaaaattttatttctatgggaaattttgtcaaaattttatttctatggaaaatttttcaaaatttaattctttagatAATTGTCTCACAAATTcatttctgtcaaaatattatttctatagaaacttttgtcaaattcttgtttctataaaaaattgtaaaaaaaataatttctatcgaaaaatttgtcaaaattttatttgtatagaaaattttgtcaaaattttgttcttatagaatattttgtcacaattttattcctatagaacattttatcaaaaatttatttctataaaaaattttagtcagaaaattgcatcaaaattttatttttatcgaaaaatttgtcaaaatattatttgtataggaaattttgtcaaaaattgtttttcttatagaaaattttgtaacaattttattctatagaaaattttgtcactattttattcctatagaacattttatgaaaattttatttctatagaaaattttgtcaaacatttgttagaagattttgtcaaaaaattttttctatagaaaatattgtcaaagttttatttctatagaaaattttgtccaaatattatttctatagaatttttttaaacattttatttatttattatttagaaaatttattcaaaatgttgtcaaaattttacttctatagaaaattttgtcacaattttatttgtaacgaGAATTGTGgtcaacttttttctatagataatttttcaaaattttacttctattgaaaattttgtaaaaatattattactatgaaaaattttatttctatggaaaattttttcaatttttttttcaaaattttatttctttttaacaaGTAAGATAATTCAGCTTGCTGTAGATCTATAAAGGTTgatgttcccatatatatatatatatatatatatatatatatatatatatatatatatatatatatatatatatatatatatatatatatatatatatatatatatatatatatatatatatatatatatatatatatatatatatatatatatatatatatatatatatatatatatatatatatatatatatatatatatatatatatatatatatatatatatatatatatatatatatatatatatatatatatatatatatatatatatatatatatatatatatatatatatatatttaagctATTTAAGTcgagagctgtatctaaatttgaaccgattacttccaaaatcaattgggttctattctgacccgaaAAAAACattcttgtgccaaatttgaagttgattgggacaaatcttcgatttatgctatggtcacactgggcaaatatttggcagaaatcaaaaaagaatccgtcgccacagccaaaccagcaaacattgttagctcatattggatatataacaccATGGTAGGATTATTTTCCGAAGCCCTTATccagatatttttaaaattgttctggaaaaatttttgacactcattttggtcaaatatttgtctagtgtgaccatagccttagactttgattacataaatgtgttcacagacaggtggacagacggacatggctagatcgactcaggggccaacCCTGAGTATGATCGCCACCAACACCATGTGGTGCAAACATCTGCATCAATTTATTTATGATACCTGATTCTACAGAGTGGCTCAGGGTATAATGAATGATTTTCGTGgctaattcatttattttattcgtaggctagaaatcaaattaattttggtgttaatatatattttttttaaattgttacacaatgaaattaaaaataaattttaattagatgTAAATGTATCAGCAAAAACCAGTTCTTGAACCATTCCCATTAAAATGTCAACATAAATTTGAAATACTGTCTCACTTACCCACCTTTTCAGTTAGTAGCAAAAAGTAAAGATAAATtagatatttatttaaattttaccaaaaaatgtgGCTAAAAATATACACGAAGGTAATTAATTTTAGGTTTACCAATATTGAATATTCAAAGTGAAATAAAACCGATTTAGGATTTGTAAACACAATCGACTACTTTTCGatattattttggaaatttgcaaaCGTgaagtttacaattttaatttttaaaattttgaaaaatgtggattttgacttgtaataaaaaattgcaataaattaaaattttccggttttttttggaaacggcgatacaaatgaaaaaaattgaaatttaaaaaaaaaattgaattgaattgaatcgaTCGAACAATTAATTTGCTAGTATTATTCAAAATggtgtttattatttttgttttgatttcagtttaacACCATGCATTGACTGAACTACTGGAGTAGCTTAACTAACAgggtaaaattatatttgtaaaatttatttgaccaAAACCCTTTATACTGCAAAATGCTTGGATGGACGGCCGATTCGGAATTGCCATattcatcatcagcatcatctactttATTTATCCAAAAATATCAAGGAGGCGCTTCGGCAAGAAAGGCCACAATCACAGTTGCCAcagaattgtaccaaaaatgaTAGGTTTTTTACTATTAGGTAGGTTGGTAGAAatgatctatacaaataatattttgccaattttttctatagaaatacaaaatttaataatattttctatagaaataaaattttgaccaaattttatatagaaataaaattttgaccaaattttatatagaaatgaagttttaacaagaaattaaattaagaagaaaaactgtctatggaaataaaattttcacaaaagttttgacaacattttttatagaaataataatttgacaaaattttctatagaaataaaattttgtcaaaattttctatagaaataaaattttgaccaaaatttctatagaaataaaattttgaccaaattttatatagaaatgaagttttaacaagaaattaaattatgaagaaaaactgtctatggaaataaaattttcacaaaagttttgacaacattttttatagaaataataatttgacaaaattttctatagaaataaaatttaaccaattttctatagaaattaagttttaacaagaaattaaattaagaaaaaaaattgtctatgcaaataaaattttcacaaaagttttgaaaaccttttttatagaaataaaaatttgacaaaattttctatagaaataaaattttgtcaaaattttctatagaaataaaatgttgaccacattttctatagaaataaaattttgaccaaatttcctattggattaaacattttgaaaaaattttccatagaaataatagtttgagaacattttgtatatacattaaattttcataaaattacctgtagaaatatatgtttgacgtaactgtctataaaaataaaattgggacaaaattgtctatagaaataaaaatttgacataattttctagaaaaaattaaattttaataacattttctattttgcgaaaattttatatagaaataaaatcgtgaccaaattttctatagaaataaaattttgacaaaattttctattatgcagaaataaaatgttgacagaattttctagagatataaaatgttgttaacattttttttctatagacacacaattttgttaatattttttctgtagaaataatttcaataaaaaaatgtaaaaattttcaataaaaaaatgtcgacaaaattttctataataataaatgttgacaacatttttaatagaaataaaacattttattagaaataattttttgacaaaatattctataaaaataaaatgttgacaacattttctatagaaataaaattttgacaaactttcttatagaaaaagtaaaaagaaataaagttctatagaaataaaattttgacaaatttttctatagaaataaaattttctatggaaaagaaaaTGACGAGacgaaacaaataaaattttgacaaaattttttatagaaacgaaattttgacaacattttccatagaagtaacgttttgacaaaaattttctatagaaataaagttttaaaaaaattgtctatagaaatagatttttttttttatagaaataaaattttgttaaagttaaaaagaataaaattttaaaaaaattttctataaaaataaaattttcaacagaaattaaattttggctttattttctatagcaattaaaacataaagttttgacaaaattttctatacacatcaaattttgacgaagttttctatgaaaataaaattttgacaaaaatttttgtatagaaataaaattttgacaacattttctgtagaaataatattttgactaaattttctttagaaataaaaatttgatcaaaatttctacagaaataaaattttccgtagaaataaaatgttgaccaaattttctatagaattaaatatttgaaaaaatttttgttttttttttttcaaataaaatgttgacaaaattttctaaacaaaaaaaaattggcaaaattttctataaaaataaaacattcacaacattttctatagaaataaaatgttggcaaaattttcgatagaaataaaatcttgacaaaattttcgatagaaataaaatcttgacaaaattttctaaagaaataaaattttttgaaaattttatataaaaataaaattatcacgaaattttctacagaaataaaatttttacaaagttttgtatagcaataaaatgttgacaaaaatttcgatagaaataaaatcttgacaaaatatttgcaaaatattgctcttcaactaagagttacttcaatcttatatagaaatacaattttgacaacattttctatgaaaataaaattttggcaaagtttctatggaaataaaattttgacaacagaaataaaaattttacaaaatttcctatagaaataaaattttaataaaattgtatatggaaaaaaaaatttgaaaaaattttctgtagaaataaaattttgaaaaaaaatctattgaaatgggagccaccgtggtgcaatggttagcatacctgccttgcatacacaaggtcctgcttcgaccgaacaccaaaaagttgttcagtggtggattatcccacctcagtaatgctggtgacatttctgagggtttcaaagcttctctaagtggtttcactgcaatgtggaacgccgttcggactcggctataaaacggaggtcccttgtaattcAGCTTAACAtgcaatcgagcagcactcagtgataagagagaagttcaccaatgtggtatcacaatggactgaatagtcaaagtgagtctgatacatcgggctgccgcctaacctaacctaacctctattgaaataaaattttgaaaattttctatagaaataaaactttgaaaattttatatagaaataaaattttgacaaaattttttataaatataaaattttgacaaaattttttataaatgtaaaattttaacaaaattttctataaatataaaattttcacaaaattttctattaatataaaattttgacaaaattttctataaatataacattttcacaaaattttctataaatataaaattttcacaaaattttctgtaaatataaaattttgacaaaattttctacaaatataaaattttgataaaattttctataaatataaaatgttgacaaaattttctatagaaataaaattttggacaaattttctatagaaatcaaacgttgacaacattttctatagaaatagaattttgttaattttttatagaaatataattttgttaaagttttctatatgaaaaaaattttgagagaattttgtataaaattaaaatttttacaaaattttctatagaaataaaatgttgacaaaattttctaagggaataaaaaattgacaaactttcttatagaaaaaaagaaataaaattttgacgaaattttctatagaaataaaatttttacaaaattgtctatagaaataaaattttgacaaaattttctatagaaatacaatttttacaaaattttctatggaaaagaaaatttccataaaaataaaaaaaaattggcaaaatgttttagagaaatttaaggttgacaacattttctatataaatgaaattttgacaaaatattctatagaaataaaaattttatttttacttttttatcaaaattttatttctatagaaaattttgtcaaaattttctatagaaataaaactttgacaacattttctatagaaataaaattttgacaaaattttctatagaaattaaattttgtacaaattttctatagaaataaaattttgacaaaattttcaatagaaataaaattttgacaaaattttctatagaaataaaattttgttaattttttatagaaatataattttgttaaagttttctataggaaaaaaattttgagagaattttgtataaaattaaaatttttacaaacttttctatagaaataaaatgttgacaaaattttctaagggaataaaaaattgacaaactttcttatagaaaaaaagaaataaaattttgacgaaattttccatagaaataaaatttttacaaaattttctatagaaataaaattttgacaaaattttctatagaaatacaatttttacaaaattttctatggaaaagaaaatttccataaaaataaaaaaaattggcaaaatgttttagagaaatttgaggttgacaacattttcaatagaaataaaattttgacaaatttttctatagaaataaaattttgttaatttttttatagaaatataattttgttaaggttttctaaagaataaaattttgagagaattttctataaaattaaaatttttacaaaattttctatagaaataaaattttgacaaaattttctaagggaataaagaaattttctatagaaataaaattttgacaaaattttctatagaagtaaaatttttacaaaattttctatagaaataaaatttttacaaaattttctatggaaaagaaaatttccataaaaaagttttgacaaaattttttatagaaataaaaattatggaaaagaaaatttccataaaaataaaaaatttggaaaaatgttttatagaaatttaaagttgacaatattttctatataaatgaaattttgaccaaatttttgtacagaaataaaattttgacatcattttctatagaaataaaatttttacaaaaatttcaggtTCCACTGTACATATTTGTTTTACACcggaatataatttattttgattttaatacTAAATTCATAAATACATTAAATTTCGTATCACTAAAATAATCGACTTATCGATTATTTATTATAAGGATATTGATCGATTTCAACTTCACTATAGGGTAACAAACGGCGATCACGTAGACCTTTACGTGTTTGTGGCGGATTATAGGCATACTGAGCATCGGCTTCTAAATGAGATCGGGCATTTTGCAATACTTGCTGATGTTTTTGTTCATTGGCAATATGGTTGGAATGATTTTGCTGTTGTGAGTTGCCATTAAATTGGGCGCCACCAGCATTAAATTGTTGTTGATTATACGCCACTGATGCTCCGGAATTAGATGATCCTTGGGGTTGATATTGCATAGCTTGGTTATGTAAAACGCCTTGAGTGTGGCCTTGACCTTGATTATAGGCAGTTTGTTGATGACTATGATGATAAGATTGTGAATCTCCTATATTTTGTTGCTGCTGATTTGTGGTAAATTGTTGTTGGGCTTGATTGTAAACAGAGCCTTGTTGTTGATATTGTCTCTGGTGATCATTAAACGAAGGGGCAGGATTTTGATAATTATAACCCACAGGTATCGAATTTTGTTGTGGCTGAACTGCTTGATGATTTGCAAATTGACCAGCACTttgaccttgtgctaaattttgtccatattgctGCGAATATCCTTGATTTTGCTGTTGTACTCCTGCATATCCTTGATGATGACGCGTTTGTATTTGGGGGCTTTGTTGATTTGAGCCTACATGCATTTCGAAAATATCAGTAGATGGTGACATGTACACCTCATAACTCCGTCCATACGAACCTGGTATAATCATACGGGTCGATGTTGTCACATATTGGGTAGGGCCACCATCTTCTCGATTGAATATTACCAAGGGTTTATCATAGTTGTAATCACGACattgtattccaattgtaaataaaattaactgaaattttaataatcaatcataatcaatttgcattttttatatTGTGCTAAAATCAAGATCATTGAACTTACCAATAAACCAAGTTTTTCCTGCATTGTTTGATTGTCGACTTTTTTTTAGAGATTTTTGCCAAGTTCGAATTTTTCTTAAGCCCGTCTTCTTTACTTGGCCGTTGTCAAAGTTGAAATGCACTAACTCAACCAT contains these protein-coding regions:
- the LOC142235693 gene encoding uncharacterized protein LOC142235693; amino-acid sequence: MELFNVLFAAGLVAYVHSYPFPIRGNYDTLMVDDNVPAESIQYQNFQNFYNAEIPGHPMEELQMVESRNAAHIRAPQPLTTAEKHARLHDEYFDVIREKRNQKSLTKGNTKANKNGREWEEFDYDAYLQ
- the LOC142219611 gene encoding uncharacterized protein LOC142219611 isoform X2 encodes the protein MQEKLGLLLILFTIGIQCRDYNYDKPLVIFNREDGGPTQYVTTSTRMIIPGSNQQSPQIQTRHHQGYAGVQQQNQGYSQQYGQNLAQGQSAGQFANHQAVQPQQNSIPVGYNYQNPAPSFNDHQRQYQQQGSVYNQAQQQFTTNQQQQNIGDSQSYHHSHQQTAYNQGQGHTQGVLHNQAMQYQPQGSSNSGASVAYNQQQFNAGGAQFNGNSQQQNHSNHIANEQKHQQVLQNARSHLEADAQYAYNPPQTRKGLRDRRLLPYSEVEIDQYPYNK
- the LOC142219611 gene encoding uncharacterized protein LOC142219611 isoform X1 — encoded protein: MQEKLGLLLILFTIGIQCRDYNYDKPLVIFNREDGGPTQYVTTSTRMIIPGSYGRSYEVYMSPSTDIFEMHVGSNQQSPQIQTRHHQGYAGVQQQNQGYSQQYGQNLAQGQSAGQFANHQAVQPQQNSIPVGYNYQNPAPSFNDHQRQYQQQGSVYNQAQQQFTTNQQQQNIGDSQSYHHSHQQTAYNQGQGHTQGVLHNQAMQYQPQGSSNSGASVAYNQQQFNAGGAQFNGNSQQQNHSNHIANEQKHQQVLQNARSHLEADAQYAYNPPQTRKGLRDRRLLPYSEVEIDQYPYNK